The Pithys albifrons albifrons isolate INPA30051 chromosome 13, PitAlb_v1, whole genome shotgun sequence genome has a segment encoding these proteins:
- the HDDC3 gene encoding guanosine-3',5'-bis(diphosphate) 3'-pyrophosphohydrolase MESH1 isoform X1 yields the protein MGSEVAGMGSEAAGMSSEVAGMGSEVAGMGSEVAGMGSEAAGMSSEAAGMGSEVAGMGSDAMGSEAAGMGSDGMGSDVARLLEAAEFAAWKHKEQRRKDPEGTPYINHPIGVARILAHEAGVTDVVVLQAALLHDTVEDTDTTFSELELRFGPEVRRVVQEVTDDKALPREERKRLQVERARSCSARARLVLLADKLHNLRDLNRCTPRGWSAERVQEYFRWAARVAGALRGTSAGLEGALRRLLEERGVAT from the exons ATGGGCTCCGAGGTGGCGGGGATGGGCTCCGAGGCGGCGGGGATGAGCTCCGAGGTGGCGGGGATGGGCTCCGAGGTGGCGGGAATGGGCTCCGAGGTGGCGGGGATGGGCTCCGAGGCGGCGGGGATGAGCTCCGAGGCGGCGGGGATGGGCTCCGAGGTGGCGGGGATGGGCTCCGACGCGATGGGCTCCGAGGCGGCGGGGATGGGCTCTGACGGGATGGGCTCCGACGTGGCGCGGCTGCTGGAAGCGGCAGAGTTCGCGGCCTGGAAGCACAAGGAGCAGCGGCGGAAGGACCCCGAAGGGACCCCCTACATCAACCACCCCATTG GCGTCGCCAGGATTCTGGCGCACGAGGCTGGTGTGACAGACGTGGTGGTGCTGCAG GCCGCCCTGCTGCACGACACGGTGGAGGACACGGACACGACGTTCTCGGAGCTCGAGCTGCGGTTCGGGCCGGAGGTGCGGCGGGTGGTGCAGGAGGTGACGGACGACAAGGCGCTGCCCCGGGAGGAGCGGAAGCGGCTGCAGGTGGAGCGGGCCCGGAGCTGCAGCGCCCGCGCccggctggtgctgctggcGGACAAACTGCACAACCTGCGGGACCTGAACCGCTGCACCCCGCGAG GGTGGTCGGCGGAGCGCGTGCAGGAGTACTTCCGGTGGGCGGCGCGCGTGGCGGGGGCGCTGCGCGGGACCAGCGCGGGCCTGGAGGGGGCGCTGCGGCGCCTGCTGGAGGAGCGCGGGGTGGCCACGTGA
- the HDDC3 gene encoding guanosine-3',5'-bis(diphosphate) 3'-pyrophosphohydrolase MESH1 isoform X2, whose amino-acid sequence MGSEVAGMGSEAAGMSSEVAGMGSEVAGMGSEVAGMGSEAAGMGSDGMGSDVARLLEAAEFAAWKHKEQRRKDPEGTPYINHPIGVARILAHEAGVTDVVVLQAALLHDTVEDTDTTFSELELRFGPEVRRVVQEVTDDKALPREERKRLQVERARSCSARARLVLLADKLHNLRDLNRCTPRGWSAERVQEYFRWAARVAGALRGTSAGLEGALRRLLEERGVAT is encoded by the exons ATGGGCTCCGAGGTGGCGGGGATGGGCTCCGAGGCGGCGGGGATGAGCTCCGAGGTGGCGGGGATGGGCTCCGAGGTGGCGGGAATGGGCTCCGAGGTGGCGGGGATGGGCTCCGAG GCGGCGGGGATGGGCTCTGACGGGATGGGCTCCGACGTGGCGCGGCTGCTGGAAGCGGCAGAGTTCGCGGCCTGGAAGCACAAGGAGCAGCGGCGGAAGGACCCCGAAGGGACCCCCTACATCAACCACCCCATTG GCGTCGCCAGGATTCTGGCGCACGAGGCTGGTGTGACAGACGTGGTGGTGCTGCAG GCCGCCCTGCTGCACGACACGGTGGAGGACACGGACACGACGTTCTCGGAGCTCGAGCTGCGGTTCGGGCCGGAGGTGCGGCGGGTGGTGCAGGAGGTGACGGACGACAAGGCGCTGCCCCGGGAGGAGCGGAAGCGGCTGCAGGTGGAGCGGGCCCGGAGCTGCAGCGCCCGCGCccggctggtgctgctggcGGACAAACTGCACAACCTGCGGGACCTGAACCGCTGCACCCCGCGAG GGTGGTCGGCGGAGCGCGTGCAGGAGTACTTCCGGTGGGCGGCGCGCGTGGCGGGGGCGCTGCGCGGGACCAGCGCGGGCCTGGAGGGGGCGCTGCGGCGCCTGCTGGAGGAGCGCGGGGTGGCCACGTGA
- the HDDC3 gene encoding guanosine-3',5'-bis(diphosphate) 3'-pyrophosphohydrolase MESH1 isoform X3 produces MGSEVAGMGSEAAGMSSEVAGMGSEVAGMGSEAAGMGSDGMGSDVARLLEAAEFAAWKHKEQRRKDPEGTPYINHPIGVARILAHEAGVTDVVVLQAALLHDTVEDTDTTFSELELRFGPEVRRVVQEVTDDKALPREERKRLQVERARSCSARARLVLLADKLHNLRDLNRCTPRGWSAERVQEYFRWAARVAGALRGTSAGLEGALRRLLEERGVAT; encoded by the exons ATGGGCTCCGAGGTGGCGGGGATGGGCTCCGAGGCGGCGGGGATGAGCTCCGAGGTGGCGGGGATGGGCTCCGAGGTGGCGGGAATGGGCTCCGAG GCGGCGGGGATGGGCTCTGACGGGATGGGCTCCGACGTGGCGCGGCTGCTGGAAGCGGCAGAGTTCGCGGCCTGGAAGCACAAGGAGCAGCGGCGGAAGGACCCCGAAGGGACCCCCTACATCAACCACCCCATTG GCGTCGCCAGGATTCTGGCGCACGAGGCTGGTGTGACAGACGTGGTGGTGCTGCAG GCCGCCCTGCTGCACGACACGGTGGAGGACACGGACACGACGTTCTCGGAGCTCGAGCTGCGGTTCGGGCCGGAGGTGCGGCGGGTGGTGCAGGAGGTGACGGACGACAAGGCGCTGCCCCGGGAGGAGCGGAAGCGGCTGCAGGTGGAGCGGGCCCGGAGCTGCAGCGCCCGCGCccggctggtgctgctggcGGACAAACTGCACAACCTGCGGGACCTGAACCGCTGCACCCCGCGAG GGTGGTCGGCGGAGCGCGTGCAGGAGTACTTCCGGTGGGCGGCGCGCGTGGCGGGGGCGCTGCGCGGGACCAGCGCGGGCCTGGAGGGGGCGCTGCGGCGCCTGCTGGAGGAGCGCGGGGTGGCCACGTGA